The following coding sequences lie in one Oncorhynchus kisutch isolate 150728-3 linkage group LG3, Okis_V2, whole genome shotgun sequence genomic window:
- the LOC109871467 gene encoding putative claudin-24 gives MRQAGWVGPSATTGEGDGLPSHSLAVLQPGQREGQRKEQKECEECKQRRLTLKMVLLTAKIMERTALFVIFGGLVTTLVTTFIPLWKTLNSELNEVENWYSGLWHICIFAEEVGMQCKAFESLMALPMDLLASRVLMLVSVGTGALAVVVAFPGLEGVELGSGRQQGLKRGLLIVSGVLSWVSGLTTLAPVSLVAYVTLVEFWDENLPDVVPRWEYGEAMFSGWFAGLFLVIGGSLFFVAVCMADHDRQQRVASLPNTPQAKPRSQYYLKTEVL, from the coding sequence ATGAGGCAGGCTGGCTGGGTCGGTCCAAGTGCTACCACAGGAGAGGGGGACGGGCTTCCCAGTCACTCACTAGCTGTTCTTCagccaggacagagagagggacagagaaaggagcAGAAAGAGTGCGAGGAGTGTAAGCAACGACGACTGACACTGAAGATGGTGCTCCTGACTGCCAAAATCATGGAGAGGACTGCGCTCTTTGTGATATTCGGGGGTCTGGTCACTACTCTGGTCACCACCTTCATTCCCCTGTGGAAGACCTTGAACTCAGAGCTGAACGAAGTGGAGAACTGGTACTCAGGCCTGTGGCATATCTGCATCTTTGCCGAGGAAGTTGGGATGCAATGTAAAGCCTTTGAATCCCTCATGGCCCTGCCCATGGACTTGCTGGCTTCCCGGGTGCTCATGCTGGTGTCTGTGGGTACTGGGGCCCTAGCCGTGGTGGTGGCCTTCCCAGGCCTGGAGGGGGTGGAACTGGGCTCTGGGAGGCAGCAAGGGTTAAAGAGGGGCCTCCTCATTGTCAGTGGGGTGCTGTCCTGGGTGTCGGGGCTCACAACACTGGCCCCCGTCTCCCTGGTGGCCTACGTGACCCTGGTGGAGTTCTGGGACGAGAACCTGCCTGACGTCGTTCCACGCTGGGAGTATGGCGAGGCCATGTTCTCCGGCTGGTTTGCGGGTCTCTTCCTGGTCATTGGAGGCTCTCTTTTCTTTGTGGCTGTGTGCATGGCGGATCATGACAGGCAGCAGCGAGTGGCCAGCCTCCCAAACACCCCCCAGGCGAAGCCAAGGAGTCAGTACTACTTAAAGACAGAGGTTTTATAG